In Vigna angularis cultivar LongXiaoDou No.4 chromosome 8, ASM1680809v1, whole genome shotgun sequence, one DNA window encodes the following:
- the LOC108318992 gene encoding uncharacterized protein LOC108318992 isoform X2, protein MENSAKHLDEDVIKEEESPKLAALLKEMKEGLDTVRLKVQSLTAKIRPIDRKQQYQIQKLVQAGENAAKSDIQSTEPDASNKSEDASKYRPNPDMLVSKVDLTLQDGHDTYQPVKFAPTSMDLEKPSKHERNALRREKEILKQAKQSDYIRTLMNDMEERPEEVRDFEGASKEVDRFVSKMEKRAQQEEEMFTRVPLTKQERKREKYLKKSRNGLQGLTESFYDEIKTLPFEDRTEEQVMGSGKGSSRKSRVHKRKRKH, encoded by the exons ATGGAAAACAGTGCGAAGCATTTAGATGAGGACGTTATCAAGGAAGA AGAATCGCCTAAACTTGCGGCGTTGTTGAAAGAGATGAAGGAAGGGCTCGATACTGTGAGGCTTAAAGTTCAATCTTTAACTGCCAAA ATTCGGCCAATTGACAGAAAACAACAATACCAAATCCAGAAACTAGTGCAGGCTGGTGAAAATGCAGCCAAAAGTGATATTCAAAGTACGGAGCCAGATGCGTCCAATAAGAGTGAGGATGCATCAAAGTATCGTCCCAATCCTGACATGCTAGTTAGCAAAGTAGACTTAACCTTGCAG GATGGACATGATACATATCAACCTGTAAAGTTTGCCCCTACTTCTATGGATCTAGAAAAACCTTCTAAGCATGAAAGAAATGCCTTgcgaagagaaaaagaaattctGAAACAAGCTAAGCAGAGTGATTATATCAGGACATTGATGAATGATATGGAGGAAAGACCTGAAGAG GTGAGGGATTTTGAGGGAGCTAGCAAAGAAGTTGATAGATTTGTCTCCAAGATGGAGAAACGCGCTCAgcaagaggaggagatgttcacTCGTGTTCCTCTTACGAAACAGGAGAGGAAGCGAGAAAAATACTTGAAGAAATCAAGAAATGG GTTGCAAGGTCTAACAGAAAGTTTCTATGATGAAATCAAAACATTACCCTTTGAAGATAGAACTGAAGAGCAAGTAATGGGATCTGGTAAAGGTAGCAGCAGAAAGAGCCGAGTACACAAGCGAAAG AGGAAACACTGA
- the LOC108318992 gene encoding uncharacterized protein LOC108318992 isoform X1: MENSAKHLDEDVIKEEESPKLAALLKEMKEGLDTVRLKVQSLTAKVKEGQYPTADGFSYLEAKNLLLLNYCQSLVYYLLRKAKGLSIEDHPVVRSVVEIRLFLEKIRPIDRKQQYQIQKLVQAGENAAKSDIQSTEPDASNKSEDASKYRPNPDMLVSKVDLTLQDGHDTYQPVKFAPTSMDLEKPSKHERNALRREKEILKQAKQSDYIRTLMNDMEERPEEVRDFEGASKEVDRFVSKMEKRAQQEEEMFTRVPLTKQERKREKYLKKSRNGLQGLTESFYDEIKTLPFEDRTEEQVMGSGKGSSRKSRVHKRKRKH; the protein is encoded by the exons ATGGAAAACAGTGCGAAGCATTTAGATGAGGACGTTATCAAGGAAGA AGAATCGCCTAAACTTGCGGCGTTGTTGAAAGAGATGAAGGAAGGGCTCGATACTGTGAGGCTTAAAGTTCAATCTTTAACTGCCAAA GTGAAAGAAGGTCAGTATCCTACAGCAGATGGATTTAGCTACCTTGAGGCTAAGAATTTGCTGCTTTTGAATTATTGTCAATCccttgtttattatttattgcgGAAGGCTAAAGGGTTATCAATAGAAGATCACCCTGTTGTTCGAAGTGTTGTAGAGATAAGATTGTTTTTGGAAAAG ATTCGGCCAATTGACAGAAAACAACAATACCAAATCCAGAAACTAGTGCAGGCTGGTGAAAATGCAGCCAAAAGTGATATTCAAAGTACGGAGCCAGATGCGTCCAATAAGAGTGAGGATGCATCAAAGTATCGTCCCAATCCTGACATGCTAGTTAGCAAAGTAGACTTAACCTTGCAG GATGGACATGATACATATCAACCTGTAAAGTTTGCCCCTACTTCTATGGATCTAGAAAAACCTTCTAAGCATGAAAGAAATGCCTTgcgaagagaaaaagaaattctGAAACAAGCTAAGCAGAGTGATTATATCAGGACATTGATGAATGATATGGAGGAAAGACCTGAAGAG GTGAGGGATTTTGAGGGAGCTAGCAAAGAAGTTGATAGATTTGTCTCCAAGATGGAGAAACGCGCTCAgcaagaggaggagatgttcacTCGTGTTCCTCTTACGAAACAGGAGAGGAAGCGAGAAAAATACTTGAAGAAATCAAGAAATGG GTTGCAAGGTCTAACAGAAAGTTTCTATGATGAAATCAAAACATTACCCTTTGAAGATAGAACTGAAGAGCAAGTAATGGGATCTGGTAAAGGTAGCAGCAGAAAGAGCCGAGTACACAAGCGAAAG AGGAAACACTGA